The following coding sequences are from one Triticum dicoccoides isolate Atlit2015 ecotype Zavitan chromosome 4A, WEW_v2.0, whole genome shotgun sequence window:
- the LOC119288083 gene encoding SNAP25 homologous protein SNAP33-like, with translation MSAARSSFFASHNGKKKPAASAARNPFDSDSDDDGGMVQRRGPARASSVPTPAAPPAAPVPSDERNSLFAGSAAPGPASSSSSSSSSAAAARRRYGSDFRDSGGVEAQSVQELEGYAAYKAEETTRRVDGCLRVAEEMRDTASKTLLQVHQQGQQIRRTHAMALDIDQDLSRGEKLLGDLGGLFSKKWKPKKNGAIRGPMLTRDDSFIRKGSHMEQRHKLGLSDRPRRSNARQFLSEPTSELEKVEVEKAKQDDGLSDLSDILTELKGMAIDMGTEIEGQTKDLGHAEKDFDELNYRVKGANTRTRRLLGR, from the exons ATGAGCGCCGCCAGGTCCTCCTTCTTCGCGTCCCACAAcgggaagaagaagcccgccgcatCCGCCGCCCGGAACCCCTTCGACTCCGACTCGGACGACGACGGCGGCATGGTCCAGCGGCGGGGCCCGGCGCGGGCCTCCTCCGTCCCGacccccgccgccccgcccgccgcgCCGGTCCCTTCCGACGAGCGGAACTCCCTCTTCGCCGGGAGCGCCGCTCCgggccccgcctcctcctcctcctcctcctcctcgtcggcggcggcggccaggaggcGGTACGGGAGCGACTTCCGGGACTCGGGGGGCGTGGAGGCGCAGTCGGTGCAGGAGCTGGAGGGCTACGCGGCGTACAAGGCCGAGGAGACCACGCGCCGGGTCGACGGCTGCCTCCGGGTCGCCGAGGAGATGCGGGACACCGCCTCCAAGACCCTCCTCCAGGTGCACCAGCAGGGCCAGCAGATCCGGCGCACCCACGCCATGGCCCTCGACATCGACCAGGATCTCTCCAGG GGGGAAAAGCTACTAGGGGATCTTGGGGGTTTGTTTTCCAAGAAGTGGAAGCCAAAGAAGAATGGCGCAATCAGGGGCCCTATGCTGACCAGAG ATGATTCCTTCATACGCAAGGGCAGCCATATGGAGCAGAGGCATAAACTAGGGCTGTCAGACCGTCCGCGTCGATCCAATGCACGCCAATTCCTGTCCGAACCCACATCAGAGCTTGAGAAAGTCGAG GTGGAGAAGGCAAAGCAGGATGATGGCCTATCTGATCTTAGCGACATACTGACCGAGTTGAAAGGAATGGCCATTGACATGGGAACTGAGATTGAGGG GCAAACAAAGGATCTGGGTCATGCAGAGAAGGACTTCGACGAACTTAACTACAGGGTCAAGGGGGCGAACACTCGAACCCGTCGTCTGCTTGGGAGATAG